Proteins encoded together in one Ipomoea triloba cultivar NCNSP0323 chromosome 4, ASM357664v1 window:
- the LOC116017850 gene encoding pectinesterase 2-like, translating into MSQVDSFPEWVTQGARQLLQSSTDPSKANIIVAKDGSGHFKTLREGVNASHAGNHSNKFIIYIKEGVYDETVKMSGERFDHIMLLGDGILKTIITGNRSVGGGIETFNTSTFAVEAFGFMAKGITFRNTAGPENYQALALGCSSREVVLYQCSFEGYQDTLYLGVGRQFIRECDIYGTVDFIFGYGTTVVQNSNIYVRNPPKKVNVITAHHEEKPYSPGGFSFQNCTIRAARELVGSLDTVKTYLGRPWGRYAITVFMECYMDALIDPAGWTPWDNTNQGLDTLYYGEYENTGPGAQTANRVRWPGYHAITSPGEAAKFTVDNFIHGNEWLPELNERSAFRHEGDAGGGREWAVPVMRAGAEEEEDILTLFASAFHALQPLQVPGFRKGTCVCYFLSKE; encoded by the exons aTGTCCCAAGTTGATAGTTTCCCTGAGTGGGTCACTCAGGGAGCAAGACAACTATTGCAGTCCTCCACTGATCCTTCCAAAGCCAATATAATTGTGGCAAAAGATGGCTCAGGCCATTTCAAAACTCTGAGGGAAGGGGTGAATGCCTCCCATGCAGGAAACCATAGtaacaaatttattatatacaTCAAAGAAGGGGTGTATGATGAGACTGTGAAGATGTCAGGGGAGCGTTTCGACCACATCATGCTCCTAGGAGACGGAATCctaaaaacaataattacaGGCAACCGAAGTGTTGGCGGTGGAATTGAGACCTTTAACACTTCCACCTTTG CTGTGGAGGCATTTGGATTTATGGCCAAGGGAATCACATTCCGAAACACTGCCGGACCCGAAAATTACCAGGCTTTGGCACTCGGTTGCTCTTCTCGTGAAGTAGTGCTCTACCAATGCAGTTTTGAGGGCTACCAAGACACGTTGTATTTAGGCGTTGGAAGACAGTTCATCCGGGAATGCGACATATATGGTACCGTAGACTTTATATTTGGCTATGGTACCACTGTAGTTcaaaatagtaatatatatgtaagaaaccccccaaaaaaagtAAATGTCATCACAGCCCATCACGAGGAGAAACCATATAGTCCGGGGGGCTTTTCATTTCAAAACTGTACCATCAGGGCGGCACGCGAGCTGGTGGGTTCCCTAGATACGGTTAAAACGTATCTAGGAAGACCTTGGGGGAGATATGCCATCACCGTGTTCATGGAGTGTTATATGGATGCACTGATAGATCCTGCGGGGTGGACGCCATGGGACAACACTAATCAAGGCTTAGATACGTTGTATTACGGTGAATATGAGAATACTGGACCCGGAGCTCAAACGGCGAATCGAGTGAGGTGGCCGGGATATCACGCCATCACCAGCCCGGGAGAGGCAGCAAAATTTACAGTGGACAATTTCATTCATGGAAATGAATGGCTTCCAGAATTGAAT GAACGCAGTGCTTTCCGCCATGAGGGAGATGCCGGTGGTGGGCGGGAGTGGGCTGTTCCGGTAATGCGAGCGGgggcggaggaggaggaagat ATCTTGACTTTGTTTGCAAGTGCCTTCCATGCTCTTCAACCACTTCAAGTGCCAGGGTTCAG AAAAGGCACTTGTGTTTGTTACTTTTTATCCAAGGAGTAG
- the LOC116015562 gene encoding E3 ubiquitin-protein ligase ATL4 — translation MSGGYLPPPFFPAINGGGGGGASLPSANNLFQPQQPADPPPAASSSPPSSSSSSASSSIIIVVIVIASAVIVSATIYLILRLLSRRCHRSFRTHDAADDVISSSATAAAATAGAANERRSAPETLESLPLFTFGSVTGNLTGVDCAVCLSKFETHDQLRLLPLCCHAFHAQCIDSWLSTNQTCPLCRSTVYPTDADILRKILSVSNGRGGGNADPNSGSFRIEIGSVSRRRGDSGPIVGDSRRSYSVGSSFEYIVDDGYEVSIESIHRRGGSECTDKESIGAPVPEPPGDSLAPDVSGGGRSWLRDYVDRIASFSLSSRTMSFRGSGRFFTDSGRRSDTVVPIDDDLESGRIGEEISELFRWLSGV, via the coding sequence atgTCCGGCGGATACTTACCGCCGCCGTTCTTCCCCGCCATCaacggtggtggtggtggcggtgcTTCACTTCCTTCGGCTAACAACCTGTTCCAACCTCAACAGCCGGCCGATCCACCGCCTGCGGCTTCGTCGTCGCCGCCGTCGTCCTCCTCCTCCTCGGCTTCGTCGTCGATTATTATAGTTGTCATTGTTATTGCGTCGGCGGTTATCGTCTCCGCCACTATTTACCTCATCCTCCGCTTGCTGTCTCGCCGCTGTCACCGCTCATTTCGGACGCACGACGCGGCGGACGACGTGATCTCTAGctccgccaccgccgccgcaGCCACAGCTGGAGCTGCGAACGAGCGGCGCTCTGCTCCCGAGACGTTGGAGTCGTTACCGCTGTTCACGTTCGGTTCTGTTACGGGGAACCTAACCGGCGTGGACTGTGCGGTTTGTTTGTCCAAATTTGAGACGCATGATCAGTTGCGGTTATTGCCTTTGTGTTGCCACGCGTTCCACGCGCAGTGTATTGATTCGTGGCTATCGACTAACCAGACGTGTCCTCTGTGCCGGTCTACGGTGTATCCAACGGACGCCGATATTCTCCGCAAAATTCTCTCAGTCTCTAATGGCCGCGGCGGAGGAAATGCCGATCCTAACAGCGGCAGTTTTCGGATTGAGATTGGCAGCGTTAGCCGCCGTCGCGGAGACTCCGGTCCTATCGTCGGCGACAGTCGGAGGTCTTACTCCGTTGGCTCGTCGTTCGAGTATATCGTAGACGACGGTTACGAGGTGTCTATCGAGTCTATCCATCGCCGAGGAGGCTCGGAATGCACTGACAAGGAATCCATCGGAGCTCCGGTACCAGAGCCGCCGGGGGACAGTTTGGCGCCAGACGTATCCGGCGGCGGAAGGAGTTGGCTCCGAGACTACGTCGATCGAATCGCCTCCTTTTCTCTTTCCTCCCGTACGATGTCGTTTCGAGGCTCCGGGAGATTCTTCACCGATAGCGGTCGCCGGAGCGACACCGTCGTCCCGATAGACGACGATTTGGAATCCGGCCGGATCGGCGAGGAAATCAGCGAGTTATTTCGGTGGCTTTCAGGGGTATGA